One stretch of Dokdonia sp. Hel_I_53 DNA includes these proteins:
- the uvrA gene encoding excinuclease ABC subunit UvrA — translation MIDHEERIEVYGARAHNLKNIDVTIPREKLVVITGLSGSGKSSLAFDTIYAEGQRRYIETFSAYARQFLGSLERPDVDRIQGLSPVIAIEQKTTSKSPRSTVGTITEIYDFLRLLYARASDAYSYNTGEKMVSYNDEQIQQLITESFEGKRINILAPTIRSRKGHYRELFEQIAKQGFLKVRVDGEVRDIIKGMKLDRYKMHDIEIVVDRMLVKKGDQDDKRLRESIETAMYHGDDVLMVLDQDTGDIRYFSRNLMCPTTGISYPNPEPNNFSFNSPKGACANCNGIGELYEVNPKKVIPDPNKSINAGGIEPHGPKKNNWIFKQLKLIADRFDFNLTDPISKIPAEAIDFILYGGKEKFSVSSKDLGVTRDYKIDFEGVAHFIESTFKDSESTSLVRWAKGYMDKVNCPVCNGSRLRKESLYFKVDNKSIAELAVMDILELKEWFLDLDSRISEKQQQIASEVVKEIRSRIQFLVDVGLTYLNLNRSSKSLSGGEAQRIRLATQIGSQLVGVLYILDEPSIGLHQRDNEKLINSLVSLRDIGNSVIVVEHDKDMIERADHVIDIGPKAGRFGGEIISEGTPEELLTQHTLTAQYLNGEKEIKIPEQRRKGNGKFIELKGATGNNLKNVSIKLPLGKMIAVTGVSGSGKSTLINETLYPIMNAHYFNGVKVPMPYKSIKGLDNCDKVIDINQSPIGRTPRSNPATYTKAFDEIRSLFAKTPEALIRGYKPGRFSFNVKGGRCETCRGGGLRVIEMNFLPDVYVECETCQGKRFNRETLEIRYKGKSIADVLEMTINEATDFFENIPKIYRKVKTIKDVGLGYITLGQQSTTLSGGEAQRIKLATELSKRDTGNTFYILDEPTTGLHFEDIRVLMEVLNKLVDKGNTILIIEHNLDVVKMADHIIDIGYEGGKNGGEVIAVGTPEQIIKKGKGYTASFLKKEMKTYKTAVTL, via the coding sequence ATGATAGACCACGAAGAACGTATTGAAGTATACGGCGCACGAGCCCACAATTTAAAAAATATTGACGTCACAATCCCACGAGAAAAATTAGTGGTGATTACTGGTCTATCAGGAAGTGGGAAAAGTTCGCTAGCTTTTGATACGATCTATGCAGAAGGTCAGAGACGTTATATTGAAACATTTTCTGCTTATGCTAGACAGTTCTTAGGCAGTCTAGAACGTCCTGATGTAGATAGAATTCAAGGTTTATCACCAGTTATAGCAATAGAACAAAAAACTACTAGTAAAAGCCCACGATCTACCGTGGGAACCATAACAGAGATTTACGACTTTTTGCGACTATTATATGCCCGCGCAAGTGACGCTTATTCTTACAATACTGGTGAGAAAATGGTTAGTTATAATGATGAGCAAATACAACAATTAATTACAGAAAGTTTTGAAGGAAAACGCATTAATATCCTTGCCCCTACAATAAGATCACGAAAAGGTCATTATCGCGAACTTTTTGAGCAGATAGCTAAACAAGGTTTTCTTAAAGTAAGAGTAGACGGTGAAGTAAGGGATATCATTAAGGGCATGAAGCTAGACCGCTATAAAATGCATGATATCGAAATTGTAGTAGATAGAATGCTTGTAAAAAAAGGTGATCAAGATGATAAACGCTTGCGCGAAAGTATAGAAACAGCCATGTACCATGGTGATGATGTATTGATGGTATTAGACCAAGATACTGGCGATATAAGATATTTTAGTAGAAATCTCATGTGCCCTACAACAGGTATCTCCTACCCTAATCCAGAGCCAAATAATTTCTCTTTTAATTCACCCAAAGGAGCTTGTGCTAACTGCAACGGTATAGGTGAATTGTATGAAGTAAACCCTAAAAAAGTAATTCCTGATCCTAACAAATCAATAAATGCCGGGGGAATTGAACCTCACGGTCCAAAAAAAAATAACTGGATTTTTAAACAATTAAAACTCATTGCAGATCGTTTTGATTTTAATCTTACAGATCCCATATCAAAAATCCCAGCAGAAGCTATAGATTTTATACTTTATGGGGGGAAAGAAAAATTTTCTGTTTCTTCAAAAGACCTAGGAGTTACTCGAGATTACAAAATAGATTTTGAGGGGGTTGCTCACTTTATAGAAAGCACATTTAAAGATAGTGAATCAACCTCTTTAGTGAGATGGGCAAAGGGATATATGGACAAAGTAAACTGTCCAGTTTGCAACGGTTCACGATTACGTAAAGAGTCTCTGTATTTTAAAGTTGATAATAAAAGTATTGCAGAGCTAGCTGTAATGGATATACTCGAACTTAAAGAATGGTTTTTAGATTTAGACAGTAGGATTTCTGAAAAGCAACAACAAATAGCCTCTGAAGTTGTCAAAGAAATAAGATCAAGAATTCAATTTCTTGTTGATGTAGGACTTACCTACCTCAATTTAAATAGAAGTTCAAAATCACTATCTGGGGGTGAAGCACAGCGTATACGTCTAGCTACACAAATTGGCTCACAATTGGTAGGTGTATTGTATATTTTGGATGAACCTAGTATTGGACTTCACCAAAGAGATAATGAAAAGCTTATTAACTCATTAGTTTCTTTACGAGATATAGGCAATTCTGTAATTGTAGTAGAGCATGACAAGGATATGATAGAGCGTGCAGATCATGTAATTGATATAGGTCCAAAAGCAGGCCGTTTTGGAGGTGAGATCATAAGTGAAGGAACTCCAGAAGAATTATTAACACAACACACCCTCACAGCACAATACCTTAATGGAGAAAAAGAAATAAAAATCCCAGAACAGAGACGTAAAGGAAATGGCAAATTTATAGAACTTAAAGGAGCTACTGGGAATAACTTAAAGAATGTCTCAATTAAATTACCGCTTGGCAAAATGATTGCTGTAACTGGCGTCTCTGGTAGTGGAAAGTCTACGCTGATTAATGAGACCCTGTACCCTATTATGAATGCTCATTATTTTAATGGAGTTAAAGTTCCAATGCCTTATAAAAGTATTAAAGGACTAGATAATTGCGATAAAGTAATAGACATAAATCAATCTCCCATAGGTCGTACGCCACGCAGTAATCCAGCAACATATACCAAAGCTTTTGATGAAATAAGAAGTCTCTTTGCAAAAACTCCAGAGGCTCTTATACGAGGTTATAAGCCAGGTCGCTTTAGTTTTAATGTTAAAGGTGGTAGGTGTGAGACATGTCGAGGTGGAGGATTGCGGGTTATAGAAATGAATTTCTTACCTGATGTTTATGTTGAGTGTGAAACATGTCAAGGGAAACGATTTAATAGAGAAACACTTGAGATTAGATATAAAGGAAAGTCCATCGCAGATGTGTTAGAAATGACTATCAACGAAGCAACAGACTTTTTTGAAAACATACCAAAAATATATCGAAAAGTAAAAACGATAAAAGATGTTGGTTTAGGTTATATTACGCTAGGTCAACAAAGCACTACGCTCTCTGGAGGTGAAGCACAGCGTATTAAACTTGCAACTGAGCTTAGTAAACGTGATACAGGTAATACGTTTTATATATTAGATGAACCTACTACAGGTCTACATTTTGAAGATATTAGAGTTCTAATGGAGGTTCTCAATAAACTAGTTGATAAAGGAAACACAATATTGATTATAGAACATAATTTGGATGTAGTTAAAATGGCAGATCACATTATAGATATAGGCTATGAAGGTGGGAAAAATGGTGGCGAGGTTATTGCGGTAGGAACACCAGAACAGATTATAAAAAAAGGAAAAGGTTACACCGCTTCATTTTTAAAAAAAGAAATGAAGACTTATAAAACAGCAGTAACTCTTTAA
- the purL gene encoding phosphoribosylformylglycinamidine synthase, with translation MIHFFGNPQDTVYAVQTQQDLTKKAISKLVWLFGNSPQLEASIIDAFFIGPRAAMITPWSTNAVEITQNMGIGGILRIEEFAFAKAKSKSRQDISTNPFPSIDDSSIHLTTAIPDFDPMISQLYTKLDQEIFTIHVVPEEILPINNIASYNEKEGLSLSDEEVIYLNQVSEKIGRPLTDSEVFGFSQVNSEHCRHKIFNGTFVIDGEEMPSSLFKLIKETSKAHPGGIVSAYKDNVAFIEGPMATQFAPDTPDKPDFYKEKEFESVISLKAETHNFPTTVEPFNGAATGSGGEIRDRLAGGKGSLPLAGTAVYMTPFSRLEANRSWENNMTERKWLYQNPIDILIKASNGASDFGNKFGQPLIAGSVLTFEHEEDGRRLGYDKVIMQAGGIGYGKREQALKDTPTEGDKIVIIGGENYRIGMGGAAVSSADTGALDSGIELNAVQRSNPEMQKRAANAVRGMVESDFNPIVSIHDHGAGGHLNCLSELVEDTGGLIDLDKLPVGDPTLSAKEIIGNESQERMGLVIGKENLNILKRIADRERAPMYTVGDVTNNDRFTFQSSSTGKSPMDLQLEDMFGSSPKTVMTDKTIERSYASPKYELGNFHDYLEQVLQLEAVACKDWLTNKVDRCVGGRVAKQQCAGPLQLPLNNVGVMALDFKSTEGVATSIGHSPISGLIDPIAGSKNSIAEALTNIVWAPLTKGLSSVSLSANWMWPCKNEGEDARLYKAVKAISEMAINLGINVPTGKDSLSMKQKYPDGDVIAPGTVVISAAGSCNDINQVVEPVLQKDRGHIYYINMSGDSYKLGGSSFAQVCKTIGHEAPTIVDDAAFAKAFNTLQTLIKDGKICAGHDVASGGLITTLLELCFADKDLGADFDLTPLGEQDLIKLLFSENAGVVFQAVDDSIEEVLVANNILFSKIGSVTTKAELTIKNNSVELGLNISSLRDTWFKTSYLLDEYQTANGLAKERFDNYKTQPLQYNFPLNFSGTLPTIDISKKRPKAAILREKGSNSEREMANAMYLAGFDVKDVHMTDLIEGRETLEDIQFLGAVGGFSNSDVLGSAKGWAGAIKYNEKANKAIKNFFAREDTLSVGICNGCQLFLELDLINPEHEKLAKMTYNLSQKHESNFTSVVIQKNNSVMLSSLEGTTLGVWISHGEGKFNLPMTQENYDIVATYAYDSYPSNPNGSDYNTAMICDTTGRHLATMPHIERSTFPWNWAHYPKGQNHKVSPWIEAFVNARIWVENNSII, from the coding sequence ATGATCCACTTTTTTGGTAACCCTCAAGATACTGTGTATGCAGTGCAAACCCAGCAAGATTTAACAAAAAAGGCCATTTCAAAATTAGTATGGCTTTTTGGCAACTCTCCACAACTCGAAGCGTCTATTATTGACGCTTTTTTTATTGGTCCTCGTGCAGCAATGATTACCCCATGGAGTACAAATGCTGTTGAAATTACCCAGAATATGGGTATTGGAGGGATTTTAAGAATTGAAGAGTTTGCTTTCGCGAAAGCAAAATCAAAATCAAGACAAGATATCTCTACAAATCCTTTTCCCTCTATAGATGACTCTTCCATACACTTAACAACAGCGATCCCTGATTTTGATCCGATGATTTCTCAGTTATACACAAAATTGGATCAAGAAATATTTACGATACATGTTGTTCCTGAAGAAATTCTTCCTATTAATAATATTGCTAGCTACAATGAAAAAGAAGGCTTATCACTAAGTGATGAAGAAGTGATTTATTTAAATCAAGTTTCTGAAAAAATTGGTAGACCACTGACTGATTCTGAGGTGTTTGGTTTTAGCCAAGTAAATTCTGAGCATTGTCGGCATAAAATATTTAACGGCACGTTTGTTATCGATGGAGAAGAAATGCCTTCATCATTATTTAAATTAATAAAAGAAACAAGTAAAGCACATCCTGGCGGCATTGTTTCGGCTTACAAGGATAATGTAGCATTTATTGAAGGTCCTATGGCCACACAATTTGCACCAGACACCCCAGATAAACCAGATTTTTATAAAGAAAAAGAATTTGAAAGTGTTATTTCTCTTAAGGCTGAAACTCATAACTTTCCAACTACAGTAGAGCCATTTAATGGAGCCGCTACAGGTTCTGGTGGTGAGATTAGAGATAGGCTCGCTGGTGGAAAAGGCTCACTTCCACTTGCAGGAACCGCCGTTTATATGACTCCATTCTCTAGGCTTGAAGCAAATAGATCTTGGGAGAATAATATGACAGAAAGAAAATGGCTATACCAGAATCCCATTGACATTCTAATTAAGGCTTCAAACGGAGCTTCAGATTTTGGAAATAAATTTGGACAACCCTTAATCGCAGGGTCTGTTCTCACCTTTGAGCACGAAGAGGATGGACGCAGATTGGGATACGATAAAGTAATAATGCAAGCCGGAGGAATTGGTTATGGTAAGAGAGAACAGGCGTTAAAAGACACGCCAACAGAAGGAGATAAAATTGTAATTATAGGAGGAGAAAATTATAGAATTGGTATGGGTGGTGCCGCTGTTTCGAGTGCAGATACAGGCGCGCTAGATTCTGGGATTGAACTTAATGCCGTTCAACGTTCTAACCCAGAAATGCAAAAACGTGCAGCAAACGCTGTTCGGGGTATGGTTGAGAGCGATTTTAACCCAATCGTTTCTATACACGACCATGGAGCTGGAGGACACCTAAACTGTCTATCTGAGTTAGTTGAAGATACTGGAGGTCTCATTGATCTAGACAAATTACCAGTGGGTGATCCTACGTTATCTGCCAAAGAAATTATTGGGAATGAATCTCAAGAACGTATGGGTTTAGTCATAGGTAAAGAAAATTTAAATATTTTAAAGCGTATTGCAGACCGTGAACGCGCACCTATGTACACTGTAGGTGATGTAACTAATAATGATAGATTTACCTTCCAAAGCAGTAGTACTGGTAAAAGCCCAATGGATTTACAGCTAGAAGATATGTTTGGAAGCTCTCCTAAAACGGTAATGACAGACAAAACTATCGAGCGTAGCTATGCGAGCCCCAAATATGAGCTCGGGAACTTTCATGACTACTTAGAACAAGTATTGCAACTAGAGGCTGTAGCTTGTAAAGACTGGCTTACAAATAAAGTAGATCGCTGTGTTGGAGGCCGTGTGGCAAAACAGCAATGTGCTGGTCCTTTACAGCTTCCACTCAATAATGTAGGGGTCATGGCTCTGGATTTTAAAAGCACAGAAGGAGTTGCTACAAGTATAGGTCACTCCCCTATCTCTGGTCTCATCGATCCTATTGCAGGAAGTAAAAATAGTATTGCAGAAGCACTTACAAATATAGTTTGGGCACCTCTTACAAAAGGTCTCAGTTCTGTAAGTCTATCTGCAAACTGGATGTGGCCCTGTAAAAATGAAGGTGAAGATGCAAGACTTTACAAAGCTGTAAAAGCAATATCAGAAATGGCTATCAACTTAGGGATTAATGTTCCTACAGGTAAGGATAGCTTATCTATGAAACAAAAATATCCTGATGGAGATGTAATTGCTCCTGGTACAGTAGTAATTAGTGCCGCAGGAAGCTGTAATGATATTAATCAGGTAGTAGAACCTGTTCTTCAAAAAGATAGAGGGCATATTTATTACATTAATATGTCTGGTGATTCTTATAAACTAGGAGGTTCTAGCTTTGCACAAGTGTGTAAAACTATAGGACATGAGGCACCTACAATAGTGGATGATGCCGCTTTCGCGAAAGCGTTTAACACCTTACAAACTCTTATAAAAGATGGTAAAATTTGCGCTGGACATGACGTTGCTAGCGGTGGTCTTATCACTACCCTACTAGAACTATGTTTTGCAGACAAAGATTTAGGAGCAGATTTTGACCTTACTCCTCTTGGAGAGCAAGACCTTATAAAGCTATTGTTTTCTGAAAATGCAGGGGTAGTTTTTCAAGCTGTAGATGATTCAATTGAAGAAGTTTTGGTCGCAAATAATATACTATTTTCAAAAATAGGTTCAGTTACAACCAAAGCTGAACTTACTATCAAAAATAATTCTGTAGAATTAGGACTAAACATCAGCTCACTACGCGATACATGGTTTAAAACTTCTTACTTACTAGATGAATATCAAACAGCAAATGGCTTAGCAAAAGAGCGTTTTGATAACTATAAGACACAACCTTTACAATATAATTTTCCACTAAATTTCAGCGGAACATTACCTACTATTGATATAAGCAAAAAACGACCTAAAGCTGCTATTTTACGTGAAAAAGGCAGTAATTCAGAACGTGAGATGGCAAACGCTATGTATCTCGCAGGCTTTGACGTCAAAGATGTTCATATGACAGACCTTATAGAGGGTAGAGAGACATTAGAAGATATACAATTTCTTGGTGCTGTTGGTGGTTTTTCAAATAGTGATGTCCTAGGCTCAGCAAAAGGTTGGGCAGGTGCAATTAAGTATAATGAAAAAGCTAACAAAGCAATTAAAAATTTCTTCGCGCGTGAAGACACTCTTTCTGTGGGGATATGTAATGGCTGTCAGCTTTTCTTAGAACTAGATCTTATAAATCCGGAGCACGAGAAACTAGCTAAAATGACCTACAACTTAAGTCAAAAACATGAAAGCAACTTTACATCTGTTGTTATTCAAAAAAATAATAGTGTGATGCTCTCAAGTCTTGAGGGTACAACATTAGGTGTATGGATATCTCATGGGGAAGGAAAGTTTAATTTACCTATGACACAAGAAAACTATGATATAGTAGCCACCTATGCTTATGATAGCTACCCTTCAAACCCTAATGGCTCTGATTACAATACAGCGATGATTTGTGATACTACAGGTCGTCACCTTGCAACAATGCCACATATTGAACGTTCTACATTCCCATGGAACTGGGCACATTATCCAAAAGGTCAAAACCATAAAGTTAGTCCTTGGATTGAAGCCTTTGTAAATGCAAGAATTTGGGTAGAAAATAACTCAATTATATAA
- a CDS encoding M14 family zinc carboxypeptidase, whose translation MKSSLLVVMILLASFFANAQQQNINYKRAKIYLDAEHTLKQLNNLDIPADHGIHKDGKFIISDFSTDEIDRAVSKGYKISIINEDIKAYYKNQINEQHSSNNISCTTTDDFSYTTPENFNQGSMGGYFTYQELLNELDDMATQFPNLITPKTQISNFLTEGTSNTDVSPSIGNNPIYWVRISDNPSSDEDESEILYTSIHHAREPMSLMNLVFYMWYLLENYETDSAIKALVDNSELYFIPVVNPDGYLYNEITDPNGGGLWRKNRNNTTGVDNNRNYDYHINGDETNGSWGGSGSSNNPSSDTYHGTEPFSEIENKAVKWFVEQHEFTVALNNHTFGEILYYPFGYADVPTSDDSLYQGLGSLLTSKNNYDAFRDYPYAGDSDDFMYGTVGTHEKIFAFTPEIGTSFWPPASDIIDTCKKMMYLNLTAARVIQNYASVEDTSTTFISSTNTTANFLLQRLGIKGTGDFTVTFIPVSNNIVDHSESITFVQLEQFEEVTQSIDYSLDTGISNGDPIIYDLVVENGIYNLSKRITKIYGETEQLFLDEGNSTTENFENNNWETTTSTFVSASSSITDSADGDYQNGTNSSIELSNGIDLSNAVAASMNFYTKWDIEDTWDYVQLEVSIDNRQTWEAQCGKYTTAGTNNQPIGEPLYDGVQEDWTFEEVDLSDYIGESILIRFKLVTDSGVTRDGFYFDDLSFNIINNDNLSVDDSAFAKAFSISPNPTLGKIEILSSIDNYHIEVVDIAGRKLFNKKINSKKIFVDLSSYASGIYFIRLQKEQNIESFKILKL comes from the coding sequence ATGAAAAGTTCCTTACTAGTAGTTATGATTTTACTTGCGTCTTTTTTCGCGAATGCACAACAACAAAATATTAACTACAAAAGAGCAAAAATTTATTTAGATGCAGAGCACACCTTAAAACAGCTAAATAATCTAGATATACCAGCAGATCATGGAATTCATAAAGATGGTAAGTTCATAATTTCAGATTTCTCAACTGATGAAATAGATCGTGCCGTATCAAAAGGCTATAAGATCTCTATTATTAATGAAGATATCAAAGCATATTATAAAAATCAAATTAATGAGCAACATAGTTCAAACAATATAAGTTGTACAACTACTGATGATTTTTCCTATACAACTCCAGAGAATTTTAATCAAGGCTCAATGGGTGGATACTTTACATATCAAGAGCTTCTGAATGAATTAGATGATATGGCTACTCAATTTCCTAATCTAATAACTCCTAAGACGCAAATAAGCAATTTTCTAACAGAGGGAACCTCAAATACCGATGTAAGTCCGTCCATAGGAAATAACCCTATTTATTGGGTGAGAATTAGCGACAACCCTTCTTCTGATGAAGATGAATCTGAAATCCTTTATACTTCAATTCATCACGCAAGAGAACCTATGTCTCTTATGAATTTAGTGTTTTACATGTGGTATTTATTAGAAAATTATGAAACAGATAGTGCCATAAAAGCACTTGTAGATAATAGTGAATTATATTTCATTCCAGTTGTAAATCCAGATGGATATTTATATAATGAAATTACAGATCCAAATGGTGGAGGATTATGGCGTAAAAACCGAAATAATACTACAGGAGTTGATAATAATAGAAATTATGACTATCATATAAATGGAGATGAAACAAATGGTTCTTGGGGTGGTTCTGGATCATCCAATAATCCATCAAGTGATACTTATCATGGGACTGAACCATTCTCTGAGATAGAGAATAAAGCTGTAAAGTGGTTTGTAGAGCAACATGAATTTACCGTAGCTTTAAATAATCACACATTTGGAGAAATTCTCTACTATCCCTTTGGTTATGCAGATGTTCCAACATCAGATGATAGTTTATATCAAGGTCTTGGATCACTACTTACTTCTAAAAATAATTATGATGCCTTTCGAGATTATCCATATGCTGGTGATAGCGATGATTTTATGTATGGTACCGTAGGTACTCATGAAAAGATTTTTGCATTTACACCAGAAATTGGAACTTCATTTTGGCCACCAGCAAGTGATATTATAGATACCTGTAAAAAAATGATGTACCTCAATCTGACAGCTGCTAGAGTTATTCAAAATTATGCATCTGTAGAAGATACTAGTACTACTTTTATATCCTCTACTAATACTACTGCAAACTTTTTATTACAACGACTTGGTATTAAAGGCACAGGTGATTTTACAGTAACCTTTATTCCAGTGAGTAATAACATAGTTGACCATAGTGAATCAATTACATTTGTTCAACTAGAACAATTTGAAGAAGTAACACAGAGTATAGACTATAGTTTAGATACAGGCATTTCTAATGGAGATCCGATTATCTATGATCTTGTTGTGGAAAATGGAATTTATAATTTAAGCAAACGCATAACAAAAATATATGGAGAAACAGAGCAATTATTTCTAGATGAAGGAAATAGTACTACTGAAAATTTTGAAAATAATAATTGGGAAACGACAACCAGCACCTTTGTATCTGCATCTAGTTCTATAACTGATAGTGCTGACGGCGACTATCAAAACGGTACTAATAGTAGCATAGAACTTTCTAATGGAATTGACTTATCAAATGCAGTTGCTGCATCAATGAATTTTTATACAAAATGGGATATTGAAGATACTTGGGATTACGTACAGTTGGAAGTATCAATTGACAATAGACAAACCTGGGAGGCTCAATGCGGAAAATACACTACTGCTGGTACAAATAATCAACCCATAGGTGAACCTCTCTATGATGGGGTTCAAGAAGATTGGACGTTTGAAGAGGTTGATTTGTCAGATTATATAGGAGAGAGTATTTTAATTAGATTCAAATTAGTTACAGATTCTGGAGTAACTAGAGACGGGTTTTATTTCGATGATTTGTCATTTAATATAATCAACAATGATAATTTAAGCGTGGATGATAGTGCTTTCGCGAAAGCGTTTTCTATATCTCCAAATCCTACCTTAGGAAAAATTGAAATATTATCATCAATTGACAACTATCATATAGAAGTCGTTGACATAGCTGGAAGAAAATTATTCAATAAAAAAATAAATTCTAAAAAAATATTTGTTGATCTTAGTTCTTATGCATCAGGAATCTATTTTATTAGATTACAAAAAGAACAAAACATTGAGAGTTTTAAGATACTCAAACTCTAA
- a CDS encoding AMP-dependent synthetase/ligase, whose translation MEITRLFDFPYYQLEKYNLTDALNTKVNGEWVSTSTQEYLDKANALSRGLLRLGVERNDKIAVISMNNRTEWNICDIGILQLGAQNVPIYPTISQEDYAYVLNHSESKYVFVSCQEVYDKVFAIKDQVPSLKEIYCFDQLSSCKNWSEVLDLGADKSNQEQVDQMKAAVGTKDLATLIYTSGTTGRPKGVMLSHENIVSNALASSHRLPIPSTNVRALSFLPVCHIYERMLMYLYQYMGVSIYFAESLETISDNLKEVKPIVMTAVPRLLEKVYDKIIAKGADLTGVKKKLFFWAVELGLEYEPYGQNGWWYEKKLALARKLIFSKWKEGLGGNLQLIASGSAALQPRLARIFNAAEMGIMEGYGLTETSPVCSVNDMRDGGFRIGTVGKLLPGVEVKIAEDGEILVKGPNVMMGYYKDQEKTDEVIKNGYFHTGDIGLIDKDGFLKITDRKKEMFKTSGGKYVAPQLLENRFKQSRFIEQIMVIGEGEKMPAAIIQPNFEFLEDWAKRKEIQVTDHKSLISHERIVNRLEREMNEANESFAKWEKVKAFRLTEDAWTVEGGQLTPTMKLKRKVIKEQYKDLYNDIYGH comes from the coding sequence ATGGAAATTACCAGACTTTTTGATTTTCCTTATTACCAACTGGAAAAATATAATTTAACAGACGCGCTTAATACTAAAGTTAACGGTGAGTGGGTTTCGACATCAACTCAAGAGTACTTAGATAAGGCAAATGCACTGAGTAGAGGCTTGCTAAGATTGGGTGTAGAACGCAATGATAAGATTGCAGTTATCTCGATGAACAATCGTACAGAGTGGAATATTTGCGATATAGGGATCTTGCAATTAGGCGCTCAAAATGTACCTATCTATCCTACTATCTCTCAAGAAGATTATGCGTATGTATTAAATCATTCTGAATCAAAGTACGTTTTTGTTTCTTGTCAAGAAGTATACGATAAGGTATTTGCAATTAAAGATCAGGTTCCTTCTCTTAAGGAAATCTATTGCTTTGACCAATTATCAAGTTGTAAAAATTGGTCTGAAGTATTAGATTTAGGTGCAGACAAATCTAACCAAGAGCAAGTAGATCAAATGAAAGCTGCTGTAGGAACAAAAGATCTTGCAACTCTTATTTATACTTCTGGTACTACAGGTAGACCTAAAGGTGTAATGCTCTCTCATGAAAACATTGTTAGTAATGCACTAGCTAGTTCTCATAGATTACCCATACCTTCTACAAATGTAAGAGCATTAAGCTTTTTACCTGTTTGTCATATATATGAGCGTATGTTGATGTATTTATATCAATATATGGGTGTATCCATATACTTTGCAGAGTCCCTTGAAACTATAAGTGATAACCTTAAAGAGGTGAAGCCTATTGTTATGACAGCAGTACCTAGGTTATTAGAAAAAGTTTACGATAAAATCATTGCAAAGGGTGCAGATCTTACAGGTGTAAAAAAGAAATTATTTTTCTGGGCAGTAGAGCTTGGGCTAGAATACGAACCTTATGGTCAGAATGGGTGGTGGTATGAGAAAAAGCTAGCTCTCGCTCGAAAACTAATATTTTCAAAATGGAAAGAAGGATTAGGAGGTAATTTACAACTCATCGCTTCTGGAAGTGCTGCTTTGCAACCTAGACTAGCACGTATCTTTAATGCTGCAGAAATGGGCATTATGGAAGGTTATGGACTTACAGAAACATCTCCTGTTTGTTCTGTAAATGATATGCGTGATGGAGGCTTTAGAATAGGAACAGTAGGAAAACTACTTCCAGGTGTAGAGGTGAAAATAGCAGAAGACGGGGAGATTTTAGTAAAAGGACCTAACGTGATGATGGGCTACTATAAGGATCAAGAAAAAACCGATGAAGTAATTAAAAATGGTTATTTCCATACAGGGGATATTGGCCTTATAGACAAAGATGGTTTCCTTAAAATTACGGATCGTAAAAAAGAAATGTTTAAAACTTCTGGTGGAAAGTACGTAGCACCACAGTTATTAGAGAATAGGTTTAAACAATCCCGCTTTATTGAACAAATTATGGTTATAGGTGAAGGCGAGAAAATGCCAGCAGCTATCATACAGCCTAATTTCGAATTTTTAGAGGACTGGGCTAAGCGAAAAGAAATACAAGTAACAGACCATAAGTCACTTATTAGCCATGAGCGTATCGTTAATCGCTTAGAACGGGAAATGAATGAGGCAAATGAAAGCTTTGCTAAGTGGGAGAAAGTAAAAGCATTTCGACTTACAGAAGACGCTTGGACTGTAGAAGGCGGACAACTCACCCCAACAATGAAGCTTAAACGTAAAGTAATAAAAGAACAATACAAAGATTTATACAATGACATCTACGGTCATTAA